The following coding sequences lie in one Arachis hypogaea cultivar Tifrunner chromosome 9, arahy.Tifrunner.gnm2.J5K5, whole genome shotgun sequence genomic window:
- the LOC112710471 gene encoding uncharacterized protein, with translation MKFLECPSLDRLNDFFGDLNLGERTIRGCLEAYTCKHAGTDKKLSISLENEMLELIEKSSSPDSPPPDDMLLTRSSRRTLIYLILTLYHMYPDYDFSAVKAHQFFTEESWDSFKLIFDTYMFEASKEWDETVGDVSLLDTLYMALDEVVKLGDCEIYGYVPDSEADPLVEKGAIWSFNFLFYNRKLKRIVTFRFSCFSNLVADGFLMDGVLNEDDDEIFADMDI, from the exons ATGAAGTTCCTCGAGTGTCCTTCCTTGGATCG GCTTAACGATTTCTTTGGTGATTTGAATTTGGGAGAACGTACTATAAGAGGATGCCTTGAAGCTTATACTT GCAAACATGCTGGAACAGATAAAAAACTCTCTATCAGTTTGGAGAACGAG ATGCTTGAACTTATTGAGAAATCATCTAGCCCTGATTCTCCCCCGCCGGATGACATGTTATTAACCAGATCCAG TCGAAGGACATTGATTTACCTTATTCTTACCCTGTATCACATGTATCCGGACTATGACTTCAG TGCAGTCAAAGCTCACCAGTTTTTCACAGAGGAATCATGGGACAGTTTTAAGCTTATCTTTGACACCTACATGTTTGAAGCCTCAAAG GAATGGGATGAAACTGTTGGGGATGTTTCTCTACTGGACACCTTGTACATGGCTCTTGATGAG GTTGTGAAGTTAGGGGATTGTGAAATTTATGGTTATGTTCCTGACTCCGAAGCTGATCCGTTAGTGGAAAAAGGAGCAAT ATGGTCCTTTAATTTCCTCTTTTACAATAGAAAGCTAAAACGGATCGTGACTTTCCGCTTCAGTTGTTTTAG TAACTTGGTTGCTGATGGATTTCTTATGGATGGAGTACTCAACGAGGATGATGATGAAATATTTGCTGACATGGATATATGA